One region of Cobetia sp. cqz5-12 genomic DNA includes:
- a CDS encoding DUF1499 domain-containing protein — protein MRQGLFASPRPDNLGLHDGMLAPAPSTPNGVSSQATDSKHYVAPLPMPQDCCVSAMEKLHGIIESMGHAEIVSEDGGYLHAEFHTPVLGFVDDVEIVCNEEEGVCHVRSVSRRGHSDLGKNRQRVEDIRQRLEGWGYCS, from the coding sequence ATGCGCCAAGGTCTTTTTGCTTCACCTCGTCCCGACAATCTCGGCCTGCATGATGGCATGCTGGCTCCGGCCCCCAGTACCCCCAACGGGGTCAGTTCCCAAGCCACTGACAGCAAGCATTATGTCGCGCCACTCCCGATGCCGCAGGACTGCTGCGTCAGTGCGATGGAGAAGTTGCACGGCATCATAGAATCCATGGGGCATGCTGAAATCGTCAGCGAAGATGGCGGCTATCTGCACGCCGAGTTCCACACTCCCGTGCTGGGCTTCGTCGATGATGTGGAAATCGTCTGCAATGAAGAGGAGGGGGTCTGTCATGTGCGCAGCGTTTCGCGCAGAGGGCACTCCGATCTCGGCAAGAACCGTCAGCGGGTCGAGGACATTCGCCAGCGTCTGGAAGGCTGGGGCTACTGCAGCTGA
- a CDS encoding MFS transporter, whose product MNDSVPAAGSASAAHDLPNEHSLKRGDIKVLGLSALGGALEFYDFVIFVFFATVVGQLFFPPDIPEWLRQVQTFGIFAAGYLARPLGGIIMAHFGDTLGRKKMFTLSIFMMSLPTLLMGMLPTYAVIGMWAPLLLIILRLFQGAAVGGEVPGAWVFVSEHVSPRHNGLACGTLSMGLVGGILLGSLMASAINSVYTPQEVSDFAWRIPFIIGGVFGLFSVYLRRWLHETPVFAEMQQKKALAAELPLKMILREQRPAIAVAMAVTWILTAAIVVVILMTPSLIAELEGLTRAAAFSANSLAIVAVCIGCIVSGYMVDRIGAGVTLVLWSALLGITYWVFLATMHSDPSLLVPLYCLTGFSVGIVGAVPSIAIRGFPPAVRFTGLSFSYNVAYAIFGGFTPILVSLMMTVSPLSPTWYVAALSLMGVVLGLWLAISPRGRELMRII is encoded by the coding sequence ATGAACGATTCCGTCCCCGCAGCGGGCTCCGCCTCCGCTGCTCACGATTTGCCCAACGAACATTCGCTCAAGCGTGGTGACATCAAGGTACTCGGTCTGTCCGCTCTCGGCGGCGCCCTCGAGTTCTATGACTTCGTCATCTTCGTGTTCTTCGCCACCGTCGTCGGTCAGCTGTTCTTCCCGCCCGACATTCCCGAGTGGCTGCGTCAGGTGCAGACCTTCGGCATCTTTGCCGCCGGTTATCTGGCGCGCCCGCTGGGTGGCATCATCATGGCCCACTTCGGCGATACGCTGGGCCGCAAGAAGATGTTCACGCTGTCCATCTTCATGATGTCGCTGCCGACCCTGCTGATGGGCATGCTGCCGACCTATGCCGTCATCGGCATGTGGGCGCCGCTGCTGCTGATCATCCTGCGCCTGTTCCAGGGCGCGGCGGTCGGTGGTGAGGTGCCGGGTGCCTGGGTGTTCGTCAGCGAGCACGTATCACCGCGTCACAATGGCCTGGCCTGCGGCACCCTCTCGATGGGGCTGGTGGGCGGCATCCTGCTCGGCTCGCTGATGGCCAGCGCCATCAACAGTGTCTATACCCCGCAAGAGGTCAGTGATTTCGCCTGGCGGATTCCGTTCATCATCGGTGGCGTGTTCGGGCTGTTCTCGGTCTATCTGCGTCGCTGGTTGCACGAGACGCCGGTATTCGCCGAGATGCAGCAGAAGAAGGCGCTGGCCGCCGAGCTGCCCTTGAAGATGATCCTGCGTGAACAGCGTCCGGCGATTGCCGTGGCGATGGCCGTCACCTGGATTCTGACCGCCGCCATCGTGGTCGTGATCCTGATGACGCCGAGCCTGATCGCGGAGCTCGAGGGCCTGACTCGTGCCGCCGCCTTCTCCGCCAACAGCCTGGCGATCGTGGCGGTGTGCATCGGCTGCATCGTCTCCGGTTACATGGTCGATCGCATCGGCGCCGGCGTCACCCTGGTGCTGTGGAGCGCTCTGCTGGGCATCACCTACTGGGTCTTCCTCGCCACCATGCACTCAGACCCCAGCCTGCTGGTGCCGCTCTATTGCCTGACCGGCTTCAGCGTCGGCATCGTCGGCGCGGTGCCGAGCATCGCGATCCGCGGCTTCCCGCCGGCGGTGCGTTTCACCGGCCTGTCGTTCTCCTACAATGTCGCCTACGCCATCTTCGGTGGCTTCACGCCGATTCTGGTCTCGCTGATGATGACCGTCTCGCCGCTGTCGCCCACCTGGTACGTGGCGGCGCTGTCACTGATGGGCGTGGTGCTCGGCCTGTGGCTGGCGATCAGCCCGCGCGGCCGCGAACTGATGCGCATCATCTGA